One stretch of Nicotiana tabacum cultivar K326 chromosome 18, ASM71507v2, whole genome shotgun sequence DNA includes these proteins:
- the LOC107781381 gene encoding uncharacterized protein LOC107781381, whose translation MAIEDDQVNGSIVPTRTATATTSENGNFVTSSSFPAVDHNHPLYLQPTDTPGSSLISLRLTGSDNYALWSRAIRIGLLGKSKLGFVDGRFPKSRFEPELHDLWEKVNAIVLSWIMNVVRPGLLSSVLYASSAHKVWEDLKERFDKVNGSRILYLHREVHTLTQGVMTVTDYFSKLRELWDEFDALMSCPGCACPESKMYAQHFEYQRLLQLLTGLNESYSQSRSQIMMMSHLPSINRAYSMLVDQESQRNLVNMPQVAQVSKALENLAMYSNKGTNNTGSYKQKRDQVQCEYCH comes from the coding sequence ATGGCGATTGAAGATGATCAAGTGAATGGTTCTATTGTTCCTACTCGTACTGCCACAGCTACGACTTCAGAAAATGGCAATTTTGTGACCAGCTCCTCATTTCCTGCCGTCGATCACAATCATCCTCTGTACCTACAGCCCACTGACACACCAGGTAGTTCTCTGATCTCTCTTCGGCTTACTGGATCTGATAACTACGCCTTGTGGAGTCGCGCAATAAGAATTGGCTTGTTAGGTAAAAGCAAGTTAGGATTTGTTGATGGTAGGTTTCCTAAGTCTAGGTTTGAACCTGAACTTCATGATCTATGGGAGAAAGTGAATGCTATTGTTTTGTCATGGATAATGAATGTTGTGAGGCCGGGTTTGTTGAGTAGTGTCTTATATGCATCTAGTGCTCATAAAGTTTGGGAAGATTTAAAGGAGAGATTTGATAAAGTTAATGGCTCCAGAATTCTGTACCTACACAGAGAAGTTCACACCTTAACTCAGGGAGTTATGACTGTGACTGATTACTTTTCAAAACTAAGAGAACTTTGGGATGAATTTGATGCTCTTATGTCATGTCCTGGATGTGCTTGTCCTGAGTCAAAGATGTATGCTCAACATTTTGAGTATCAAAGACTACTTCAGCTCCTTACTGGACTAAATGAGTCCTACTCTCAGTCAAGGAGCCAGATTATGATGATGTCTCATCTACCTAGTATAAACAGAGCATACTCTATGTTGGTCGATCAGGAAAGTCAGAGAAATCTTGTTAATATGCCACAAGTAGCTCAAGTTTCTAAGGCCTTGGAGAATTTAGCTATGTACAGTAACAAAGGCACAAATAATACTGGAAGCTACAAACAAAAGAGGGATCAAGTTCAATGTGAATATTGCCATTAA
- the LOC107777711 gene encoding tRNA-splicing endonuclease subunit Sen2-1-like: protein MAPRWKGKGAAAKALADPISEIVSQLQSSLIQSNSRGMLSGMSVLLKADTVQTDLLNRACFGRPRITAENNEQWFQLCMEEAFYLYHSLNCIKIVNHNDCEQNIDELWKYMTSKRENFPVSYKAYSHLRSKNWVVRLGSQYGVDFVAYRHHPALVHSEYAVLVLSAQNGNANGRLRIWSDFQCTLRLCGSVAKTLLVLNIVEQKKHAASPSCLNSYGVEERTITRWSPEQCREGNSTVDCLTHYRNID from the coding sequence ATGGCACCAAGGTGGAAAGGAAAGGGTGCTGCAGCCAAAGCTCTTGCGGATCCCATTTCAGAGATAGTTTCCCAGCTTCAATCTTCACTGATCCAATCAAATTCTCGAGGGATGCTCTCCGGTATGAGTGTACTTCTTAAAGCTGATACTGTACAAACCGACCTCCTCAATCGTGCATGTTTTGGTAGGCCAAGGATTACAGCAGAAAATAATGAACAATGGTTTCAACTCTGTATGGAGGAAGCTTTTTATCTATACCATTCTCTAAACTGCATCAAGATTGTAAACCACAATGACTGTGAACAGAACATTGATGAGTTATGGAAGTATATGACATCCAAGAGGGAAAATTTTCCTGTTTCATATAAAGCCTATTCTCACCTAAGAAGTAAAAATTGGGTGGTCAGATTGGGGTCTCAGTATGGAGTGGACTTTGTTGCCTATCGTCATCATCCAGCTTTGGTTCATTCTGAATATGCTGTGCTTGTTTTATCAGCACAAAATGGTAATGCCAATGGTCGTTTGAGGATTTGGTCTGACTTCCAGTGCACTCTTCGACTATGTGGAAGTGTAGCGAAAACGTTGCTTGTTCTTAATATTGTCGAACAGAAAAAGCATGCAGCTTCTCCATCTTGCTTGAATAGTTATGGTGTTGAGGAGAGAACAATCACAAGATGGAGTCCAGAGCAATGTCGTGAAGGTAACTCCACAGTAGATTGTCTGACACATTATAGAAATATAGATTGA